The Listeria sp. PSOL-1 genome includes a region encoding these proteins:
- a CDS encoding YslB family protein produces the protein MTDKIENNDVEQMELELVPSFAHELYRDYLLPELLGEEAPHILYWAGKDLARQFPLETFDEVVAFFKKASFGDLEIMKDKKDELHIRLFGNQISGRFEKQNSPTFKLEAGFIAESLQSQKKLYTEAYDEINSRKKEAVLIVKWDRKETIE, from the coding sequence ATGACAGACAAAATTGAAAATAACGACGTAGAACAAATGGAGCTTGAACTTGTTCCTAGTTTTGCGCATGAATTATATCGTGATTATTTGCTACCAGAATTACTTGGTGAAGAAGCTCCTCATATTTTATATTGGGCAGGAAAAGATCTCGCTCGTCAGTTTCCACTTGAAACATTTGATGAGGTTGTCGCTTTCTTTAAAAAAGCTTCTTTCGGTGATTTAGAAATCATGAAGGATAAAAAAGATGAACTTCATATTCGCCTTTTTGGAAATCAAATATCAGGCCGCTTTGAAAAACAAAATTCACCAACTTTTAAATTAGAAGCAGGCTTTATTGCAGAATCGCTACAATCACAAAAAAAGCTTTATACAGAAGCCTATGATGAAATTAATTCACGTAAAAAAGAAGCCGTTCTCATTGTTAAATGGGATCGTAAAGAAACTATAGAATAA
- a CDS encoding ABC transporter permease, with protein MFNLYFTALKSLAAKETSRYMRIWVQTLVPPVITTLLYFVIFGNLIGGRVGQMAGFSYMEFIVPGLIMMSVITSAYSNVASSFFSQKFQKNIEELLVAPVPAHIIVWGFIIGGLGRSVLVGALVTMISLFFVPLHVHSWFIVIITLLMTAVLFSLAGLLNGIFARSFDDVSIVPTFVLQPLTYLGGVFYAISMLPPIWQAISKINPIVYMISGFRYGFLGTIDVPILLSMAILILFIAALYISCWYLIDRGRGLRS; from the coding sequence ATGTTTAATCTTTATTTTACAGCCTTAAAAAGCTTAGCGGCAAAAGAAACCAGTCGCTATATGCGTATCTGGGTGCAAACACTAGTACCACCAGTCATTACGACATTGTTATATTTTGTTATTTTTGGCAACCTAATCGGGGGACGTGTCGGACAAATGGCAGGGTTCTCTTATATGGAATTTATTGTACCAGGACTTATTATGATGTCAGTCATTACAAGTGCTTATTCTAACGTGGCTTCATCTTTTTTCTCGCAAAAATTCCAGAAAAATATTGAAGAATTGTTGGTTGCACCTGTTCCTGCACACATTATTGTTTGGGGGTTCATCATCGGGGGGCTTGGAAGAAGCGTTCTTGTTGGGGCACTTGTAACCATGATTTCGCTGTTTTTTGTGCCACTTCATGTTCATTCGTGGTTTATTGTTATTATTACACTGCTTATGACAGCTGTTTTATTCTCACTTGCAGGTTTATTAAATGGCATTTTTGCTCGGTCTTTTGATGATGTGTCCATTGTACCTACATTTGTTTTGCAGCCATTAACTTATCTTGGTGGTGTATTTTATGCGATTTCAATGCTCCCACCAATATGGCAGGCCATTTCAAAAATCAATCCAATTGTTTATATGATTTCAGGATTTCGATATGGATTTCTTGGAACAATCGATGTACCGATTCTATTATCTATGGCCATTCTTATTCTTTTTATCGCAGCGCTTTATATTAGTTGCTGGTATTTGATTGATAGAGGGCGAGGATTGCGAAGTTAG
- a CDS encoding ETX/MTX2 family pore-forming toxin, whose product MKRKVIQTLSIATVIGLGGMTLPLDQVSAKGENESASKSKQQQITELQKSTNKAQLRVLGDIGNGYEAISHKMVKRDKYAKWGIEPLNLTKQLVDGWYAALPKKFNDGKISFDKLIWLLWNYQNIMKAAKNEDAAYDFLKDEIGLKIQGGNMETVKTDLQKATKKNLYTTISNPYINRTSDIQKFNTSSFQKKYTQTINTKLTNGLKSTFGYKVTTSATLPGVGGVSTELSFGLEYNMSHEQGTITSEERTYTAPSQTVTVNPKRQVKVTEVLDLYSQGGTQKMKGNFTVTFDKNKTGIAVNLNDINSGLIWLEVDQNHMNSVYGLTEILGPDTGQIDGKTIETEGLGGTFNIDGTVIGHTVLLQEFDLDGNPVSGSKVLSKKFVKQ is encoded by the coding sequence ATGAAAAGAAAAGTTATCCAAACACTTAGTATTGCTACAGTCATTGGTTTAGGAGGAATGACTCTCCCACTTGACCAAGTAAGCGCTAAAGGAGAAAATGAAAGCGCATCTAAAAGTAAACAACAACAAATCACTGAGCTTCAAAAGAGTACAAATAAAGCACAACTACGCGTATTAGGAGATATTGGAAATGGATACGAAGCCATTTCACATAAAATGGTCAAGCGCGATAAATATGCTAAATGGGGCATTGAACCCCTTAATTTGACAAAACAGCTTGTAGATGGTTGGTATGCAGCTTTACCCAAAAAATTTAACGATGGCAAGATCTCATTTGATAAACTAATTTGGTTATTGTGGAATTACCAAAATATAATGAAAGCAGCAAAAAATGAAGACGCAGCATATGATTTCCTAAAAGATGAGATCGGTCTTAAAATACAAGGCGGCAATATGGAAACAGTTAAAACAGATTTACAGAAAGCAACTAAAAAAAATCTATATACAACGATTTCTAATCCTTATATTAATCGTACAAGTGATATACAAAAATTCAATACCTCTTCTTTCCAAAAAAAATATACGCAAACGATTAATACCAAACTAACCAATGGCTTAAAATCTACTTTTGGCTATAAAGTAACAACTTCTGCTACACTTCCAGGTGTTGGAGGTGTAAGTACAGAATTAAGCTTTGGTCTAGAATATAATATGTCTCATGAACAAGGAACAATCACATCAGAAGAACGCACATACACTGCTCCAAGTCAAACGGTTACAGTGAATCCGAAAAGACAAGTTAAGGTAACCGAAGTTTTGGATCTTTATTCACAAGGTGGAACACAGAAAATGAAAGGTAACTTTACAGTAACATTTGACAAAAATAAAACAGGCATTGCTGTTAACCTAAATGATATCAATTCCGGTCTGATTTGGCTTGAAGTTGACCAAAATCATATGAATAGTGTGTACGGACTAACTGAGATCTTAGGACCTGATACAGGCCAAATTGATGGGAAAACAATTGAAACAGAGGGCTTAGGAGGAACTTTCAATATTGACGGGACAGTAATCGGGCATACTGTATTGCTCCAAGAATTCGATTTAGATGGAAATCCTGTCTCAGGATCTAAAGTTCTTAGTAAAAAATTTGTTAAACAGTAA
- a CDS encoding XTP/dITP diphosphatase, translating to MKKLVIATHNRGKAREFEAMLAKYQVEVLTLADFPDIKEIEETGTTFAENAALKAETVAKKLGTTVIADDSGLIVDALHGAPGVYSARYAGFDHNDAKNNEKLLAELKGIPKEKRTARFHTTLAVSSPRTTTDFYTGECSGLIAEKPSGENGFGYDPLFYVPEKGTTMANLPSEEKNKISHRANALKELAKNIEKLLAKIEEK from the coding sequence ATGAAAAAATTGGTTATCGCCACGCATAATCGCGGAAAAGCCAGAGAATTTGAAGCGATGCTAGCTAAATATCAAGTAGAAGTTTTAACACTAGCAGATTTCCCAGATATTAAAGAAATTGAAGAAACCGGGACAACATTTGCCGAAAATGCTGCGTTAAAGGCGGAAACAGTAGCTAAAAAACTAGGAACAACCGTTATTGCTGATGACTCTGGCCTCATTGTGGATGCGCTTCACGGTGCTCCAGGCGTTTACTCAGCTCGTTACGCTGGATTTGATCATAATGATGCTAAAAATAACGAAAAATTACTAGCAGAATTAAAAGGAATTCCAAAAGAAAAACGAACCGCTCGTTTTCATACAACGTTAGCAGTTAGCTCACCAAGAACGACAACTGATTTTTATACTGGCGAATGTTCTGGCCTTATTGCTGAAAAACCATCTGGAGAAAATGGCTTTGGCTATGATCCACTTTTTTATGTCCCTGAAAAAGGAACAACGATGGCCAATTTACCTTCAGAAGAAAAAAACAAAATCAGTCACCGAGCGAATGCACTAAAAGAACTTGCAAAAAACATCGAAAAACTACTAGCAAAAATTGAAGAAAAATGA
- a CDS encoding ABC transporter ATP-binding protein, giving the protein MTYALEIKDLKKVYSSGVEALRGINLTVEEGDFYALLGPNGAGKSTTIGIITSLVNKTSGKASVFGYDLDKDLVQAKQQIGLVPQEFNFNPFETVQQIVVNQAGYYGVSRKEALKRSEKYLKQSDLWEKRNVRARMLSGGMKRRLMIARALMHEPSLLILDEPTAGVDIELRREMWKFLRELNQKGTTIILTTHYLEEAEMLCRHIGIIQSGELIENTSMKALLAKLQFETFIFDLAPFEKKPEIIGYKSSFEDELTLAVEVERNQGVNEIFEQLTRQGIKVLSMRNKSNRLEELFLKITEEKHQMEEKNV; this is encoded by the coding sequence ATGACCTATGCACTTGAAATAAAAGATCTAAAAAAAGTATATTCATCAGGAGTTGAGGCGTTACGTGGGATCAATTTAACTGTAGAAGAAGGAGATTTTTATGCACTTTTAGGGCCTAATGGTGCCGGAAAATCAACAACAATTGGCATTATTACTTCACTTGTTAACAAAACATCAGGAAAAGCAAGTGTTTTTGGTTATGACTTAGACAAAGACTTGGTTCAGGCTAAACAGCAGATTGGCTTAGTTCCTCAAGAGTTCAATTTTAACCCATTTGAAACTGTCCAACAAATTGTTGTTAATCAGGCTGGATATTACGGAGTTTCGCGTAAAGAAGCATTAAAGAGGAGCGAAAAATACTTGAAACAATCAGACTTATGGGAAAAACGTAATGTCCGCGCTCGAATGTTATCAGGTGGAATGAAACGCAGACTAATGATTGCACGTGCATTGATGCATGAACCAAGCTTACTTATTTTAGATGAACCAACAGCAGGAGTTGATATTGAATTAAGACGAGAGATGTGGAAGTTCTTAAGAGAATTAAATCAAAAAGGAACAACGATTATTTTAACTACGCATTACTTAGAGGAAGCAGAAATGCTTTGTCGCCATATTGGGATTATTCAGTCAGGTGAGTTAATTGAAAACACCAGCATGAAAGCGCTCCTAGCAAAATTACAGTTTGAAACATTTATTTTTGACTTAGCACCTTTTGAAAAAAAACCAGAAATTATCGGATATAAAAGTTCTTTTGAAGATGAGTTAACACTTGCAGTAGAAGTCGAACGCAATCAAGGAGTTAACGAGATATTTGAGCAGCTCACAAGGCAAGGAATAAAAGTCCTTTCTATGCGTAACAAGTCCAACCGGTTGGAGGAACTATTCTTGAAAATCACAGAAGAAAAACACCAAATGGAGGAGAAAAATGTTTAA
- the rph gene encoding ribonuclease PH → MRVDEREKNQLREVIIEKDYLLHPEGSVLITFGDTKVICSASIEEKVPPFMRGEGKGWISAEYAMLPRATQTRNIRESAKGKVTGRTMEIQRLIGRALRAVVDLEALGERTVWLDCDVIQADGGTRTASITGAFVAMALAISRLNEEKPFEKFPVQDFLAAISVGILEDESVVLDLNYIEDSRANVDMNVIMTGSGRFVELQGTGEEATFSNEDLTELLKLGQIGINHLIDLQKEILGSEITAQIKGAE, encoded by the coding sequence ATGAGAGTCGATGAACGAGAAAAAAACCAACTACGCGAAGTGATCATTGAAAAAGATTATTTACTTCATCCAGAAGGTTCTGTTTTAATCACTTTTGGCGATACAAAAGTCATTTGTTCTGCAAGTATTGAAGAAAAAGTCCCTCCATTTATGCGTGGAGAAGGAAAAGGCTGGATTTCAGCAGAATATGCTATGCTACCAAGGGCAACACAAACACGTAATATTCGCGAATCTGCAAAAGGAAAAGTGACTGGTAGAACAATGGAAATCCAGCGCTTAATTGGACGAGCATTGCGTGCTGTCGTTGATCTTGAAGCACTAGGCGAAAGAACAGTATGGCTTGATTGTGATGTTATTCAAGCAGACGGTGGCACAAGAACAGCTTCTATTACAGGAGCTTTTGTCGCAATGGCCCTTGCTATTAGCCGCCTAAATGAAGAAAAGCCATTTGAGAAATTTCCAGTTCAAGATTTTCTTGCCGCTATTAGTGTCGGTATTTTAGAAGATGAGTCTGTGGTTTTGGATCTGAATTATATAGAAGATAGTCGAGCAAATGTTGATATGAATGTAATTATGACCGGTAGTGGCCGTTTTGTAGAACTTCAAGGCACTGGAGAAGAAGCCACTTTTTCAAATGAAGACCTTACTGAATTACTCAAGCTTGGTCAAATCGGAATCAACCATTTAATTGATCTACAAAAAGAGATTTTAGGTAGCGAAATTACTGCCCAAATCAAAGGAGCCGAATGA
- a CDS encoding lytic polysaccharide monooxygenase, whose amino-acid sequence MDKMKLKGLIVVGVAFAMSVTGSGIAETASAHGFMSSPGGRAYLGSKYFTQDTGSRPVNENIGLVQYEPQSIEALKNTFIYGKIASAGIGHFSQLDEQNESRWYKTNINSGPLTVKWRLTAAHRTSTWDYYMTKPTWNKNQPLNILNFEKIASIDDHGLIPSKNVQQQINVPTDRKGYHIILAVWNIQDTKNAFYQVADVNVK is encoded by the coding sequence ATGGATAAAATGAAATTAAAGGGGTTAATTGTTGTTGGAGTAGCATTTGCCATGAGTGTAACTGGATCTGGAATAGCTGAAACCGCTAGTGCGCATGGTTTTATGAGTTCACCAGGCGGAAGAGCTTATTTAGGAAGTAAGTACTTTACACAAGATACTGGCTCAAGACCAGTAAATGAAAATATTGGTTTGGTACAATATGAGCCTCAAAGTATTGAGGCGTTAAAAAACACATTTATTTATGGCAAAATAGCAAGCGCAGGTATTGGCCATTTTAGCCAATTAGATGAACAAAATGAGTCAAGATGGTATAAGACGAATATAAACAGTGGCCCATTAACGGTGAAATGGCGTTTAACAGCTGCACATAGAACATCCACATGGGATTACTATATGACCAAACCAACGTGGAATAAAAATCAACCTTTAAACATCCTTAACTTCGAAAAGATTGCAAGCATTGATGATCACGGATTAATTCCATCCAAAAATGTACAGCAACAAATTAACGTACCAACAGATCGAAAAGGATATCATATCATATTAGCTGTTTGGAATATCCAAGATACAAAAAATGCTTTCTATCAAGTAGCAGATGTTAATGTAAAATAA
- a CDS encoding metallophosphoesterase, with protein MKLLVVSDSHGEQDCLLHLKEKYANDTDALIHCGDSELEASNNAIDGFKTVRGNCDFGTDFPNELVFDVEGYRVFVTHGHLYNIKMTLMNLRYRARELNADFVFFGHSHELGADMMDDTLILNPGSISLPRGRVRIKTYALVESAENGVCVRFMDNNDQELTELTQIFPLRNA; from the coding sequence TTGAAATTATTAGTAGTTAGCGATAGTCACGGGGAACAGGACTGTTTACTTCATTTGAAAGAAAAATATGCTAATGATACCGATGCGCTAATCCATTGTGGCGATTCAGAACTAGAAGCGAGTAATAACGCAATAGATGGCTTTAAAACAGTACGAGGTAACTGTGATTTTGGTACAGATTTTCCAAATGAACTCGTTTTTGATGTGGAAGGTTATCGGGTTTTTGTAACCCATGGCCACTTATACAATATCAAAATGACGTTAATGAATTTACGTTACCGTGCGCGTGAATTAAATGCTGATTTTGTATTTTTTGGGCATTCACATGAACTTGGCGCCGATATGATGGATGACACACTAATTTTAAACCCTGGCAGTATTTCATTACCACGTGGCCGCGTCAGAATAAAAACCTATGCCCTTGTTGAAAGTGCTGAAAATGGCGTTTGTGTACGTTTTATGGATAACAACGATCAAGAGCTAACGGAGCTAACGCAAATTTTTCCATTAAGAAACGCATAA
- a CDS encoding DUF3139 domain-containing protein — MKKWKIVLLVLLILIVVAVLGYLAYTHLKTNQANKRIDQTIKSANIPDSEIIVLRKPTYNSEVFGSEWFTKVITTKKDYQTWKNMVKKKHKFLNGEELTNKNEAKLNSVKNCELTYELTYESVNRSVRSVYGYGENSATKQQVETDFSYRISRKDF; from the coding sequence ATGAAAAAGTGGAAAATTGTTTTACTAGTTTTACTTATTTTAATTGTGGTGGCAGTTCTTGGTTATCTTGCTTATACTCACCTTAAAACAAACCAAGCTAATAAGCGAATAGATCAAACAATTAAATCAGCAAATATCCCGGACAGTGAAATTATTGTTTTGCGTAAGCCTACTTATAATTCTGAAGTTTTTGGTTCAGAATGGTTTACAAAAGTTATTACTACTAAAAAAGATTACCAAACTTGGAAGAATATGGTGAAGAAAAAACATAAATTCTTAAATGGTGAAGAATTAACAAATAAAAATGAAGCTAAATTAAATTCTGTTAAAAATTGTGAATTAACCTATGAATTAACTTATGAATCGGTAAATCGTTCTGTGAGATCTGTTTATGGATATGGTGAAAACTCTGCTACAAAGCAGCAAGTAGAGACCGATTTTTCATATAGAATATCTAGGAAAGATTTTTAG
- a CDS encoding glucosaminidase domain-containing protein gives MKKRTIGVLFLLVSFLTLSIFGGQVNANGIIKPDSKLGPGYYSANTQERAIKATDPTKFLADIKNGALESWKKYHVLPSITAAQAALESGWGTSELSTKAHNLFGIKGDYNGQYVMMPTKEFINGQWVTIEAKFKKYPSKNESMIDHGDFLQKPRYQNIIGETDYKTVAKNLQADGYATDPEYASKLISIVERWGLVNWDKEAFTKGNLKWIWALDVMSVRELPDWNSKTVFQAYKYKSLQVDWDVKKDGWYQVLLDGKVGWMKPAYFTNKQPFDEYKVRDAVANFRTGADWNTPVAYQLQKNQVVSVSKIEKPKNGFYPSYFRGKQGFMPIQYLVKL, from the coding sequence ATGAAGAAAAGAACGATTGGTGTACTGTTTCTGTTAGTTAGTTTTTTGACATTGTCAATATTTGGGGGGCAAGTAAATGCAAATGGAATAATTAAACCTGATTCTAAATTAGGACCTGGTTATTATTCTGCCAATACCCAAGAAAGAGCTATTAAAGCAACAGACCCTACTAAATTTTTGGCTGACATAAAAAATGGTGCACTAGAAAGTTGGAAAAAATATCATGTTCTTCCATCAATTACTGCTGCTCAAGCGGCACTTGAAAGCGGATGGGGAACTTCGGAGTTATCTACAAAAGCACATAATCTTTTTGGTATTAAAGGTGACTATAACGGCCAATATGTAATGATGCCAACGAAAGAATTTATTAATGGGCAATGGGTAACAATAGAAGCTAAATTTAAAAAATATCCAAGCAAAAATGAAAGCATGATTGATCATGGTGATTTTTTACAAAAACCACGTTATCAAAATATTATCGGTGAAACTGACTATAAAACTGTGGCTAAAAACTTACAAGCTGATGGTTATGCAACAGATCCAGAATATGCTAGTAAGTTGATCTCAATTGTTGAACGTTGGGGCTTAGTTAATTGGGATAAAGAAGCTTTTACTAAGGGCAATTTAAAATGGATCTGGGCTTTAGATGTGATGAGTGTTAGAGAGCTTCCCGATTGGAATTCAAAAACAGTATTCCAAGCATATAAATACAAGTCTTTACAGGTTGATTGGGATGTAAAAAAAGATGGTTGGTACCAAGTTCTACTAGATGGTAAAGTAGGGTGGATGAAACCGGCTTATTTTACAAATAAACAACCTTTTGATGAATATAAAGTTCGTGATGCAGTAGCAAATTTCCGCACAGGAGCTGATTGGAATACTCCAGTAGCCTATCAATTACAAAAAAACCAAGTAGTAAGTGTTTCAAAAATAGAGAAGCCAAAAAATGGTTTTTATCCTAGTTATTTCCGAGGCAAGCAAGGGTTTATGCCGATTCAGTATTTAGTTAAATTATAA
- a CDS encoding DUF3955 domain-containing protein: MKKIIFPISLLIIAVILPLIELSGRFDYLDENNVLHENGFFSVQLAVLLFTTGLIWLVIICVRSFFNKKKLNKAS; the protein is encoded by the coding sequence ATGAAAAAAATAATTTTTCCAATTTCATTATTGATTATAGCTGTAATATTACCATTAATTGAATTGTCAGGTCGTTTTGATTATCTTGATGAAAATAACGTACTACATGAAAATGGTTTTTTTAGTGTTCAACTAGCAGTATTACTATTTACCACTGGATTAATATGGTTAGTTATCATTTGCGTCAGGTCTTTTTTTAACAAAAAGAAGTTGAATAAGGCAAGTTGA
- the racE gene encoding glutamate racemase, translated as MKQAIGFIDSGVGGLTVVKEVLKQLPHEQIYYLGDTARCPYGPRDIEEVKEFTWQMTNFLVEQGVKMIVIACNTATAAALKDIRANLNIPIIGVIQPGSRAALKETRNNHIGVIGTVGTVQSLAYPNALRGLNQYVEVDSLACPKFVPIVESFEYKSPIAKKIVAESLLPLKSTKIDTLILGCTHYPLLKPIIENVMGDDVTVINSGEETASEVSALLDYHDLLEKQVGKINHRFFTTGSVDIFKDIASDWLDFKDMVVEHIHLG; from the coding sequence GTGAAACAAGCAATTGGTTTTATTGATTCTGGGGTAGGCGGTTTGACAGTAGTAAAAGAAGTATTAAAACAGCTTCCTCATGAACAAATTTATTATTTAGGCGATACTGCACGTTGTCCTTATGGCCCGCGTGATATAGAAGAAGTGAAAGAATTTACTTGGCAAATGACTAATTTTTTAGTTGAACAAGGTGTTAAAATGATTGTCATTGCCTGTAATACAGCAACAGCAGCGGCGCTAAAAGATATTAGAGCGAACCTTAATATCCCAATTATTGGTGTTATTCAACCTGGTTCACGTGCTGCACTGAAAGAAACACGAAACAATCACATCGGCGTGATCGGAACGGTTGGTACAGTACAAAGCCTAGCGTATCCTAATGCTTTACGAGGATTAAATCAATATGTTGAAGTAGACTCGCTTGCTTGTCCAAAATTTGTTCCTATTGTTGAATCCTTTGAATATAAAAGTCCTATCGCCAAAAAAATTGTTGCCGAGTCTCTTTTACCACTTAAAAGCACAAAGATCGATACGCTTATTTTAGGCTGTACTCATTATCCGCTTCTTAAGCCAATCATCGAGAATGTTATGGGCGACGATGTAACTGTTATTAATTCTGGTGAAGAAACAGCCAGCGAAGTAAGCGCATTACTTGATTATCATGATTTATTAGAAAAACAAGTAGGCAAAATCAATCATCGTTTTTTCACGACCGGATCGGTAGATATTTTTAAAGATATTGCTTCAGACTGGTTAGATTTTAAAGATATGGTAGTAGAACACATCCATTTAGGATAA
- a CDS encoding aspartate kinase, producing the protein MGLVVLKFGGTSVSTTGKIAKTAEQAIREQKAGNKVIVVVSAMGKSTDKLLGMANEISQTPDKREMDMLLSTGEQVTTSLLAMTLKAHGQKAISLTGWQAGIETEELHGNARILDIDTDRLQMELDAGNIVIVAGFQGITASGELTTLGRGGSDTTAVALAVAMNANKCAICTDVDGVYTTDPRYVKRAKKLTQLTYDEMLELAHLGAGVLHPRSVEYAKNFRIPLEVRMSHGTEVGTMIEEEITVENTKVVRGIAFEDQMTRVTIHWEDKKEMHVSKVFTELAQKNIDVDIIIQGITGLGHGNLSFTIKSAELLDTLTVLEDKKAEIGYSDLESEQNLAKVSIVGSGMVSNPGVAARMFEALTEVDIPIKMISTSEIKVSTVVPDKKMVEAAQVLHDIFELEK; encoded by the coding sequence ATGGGGCTTGTAGTCTTAAAATTTGGTGGAACTTCTGTAAGCACTACCGGAAAAATTGCTAAAACAGCAGAGCAAGCAATTCGTGAACAAAAAGCAGGGAACAAAGTGATCGTCGTTGTTTCAGCAATGGGGAAGTCCACTGATAAATTGCTGGGAATGGCAAATGAAATCAGCCAGACTCCTGATAAGCGCGAGATGGATATGTTACTTTCAACCGGAGAACAAGTTACGACTTCGCTACTTGCAATGACACTTAAAGCGCACGGACAAAAAGCGATATCACTCACTGGCTGGCAAGCAGGAATTGAAACGGAAGAACTTCATGGTAATGCCCGAATTTTAGATATTGATACAGATCGTCTTCAAATGGAGTTAGATGCCGGGAATATTGTTATTGTAGCAGGATTTCAAGGAATAACGGCTAGCGGTGAACTAACAACGCTTGGCCGCGGAGGCTCTGATACAACAGCAGTGGCGCTTGCTGTTGCGATGAACGCAAATAAATGTGCAATTTGTACAGATGTTGATGGTGTTTATACAACAGACCCCCGTTATGTTAAGCGTGCAAAAAAATTAACACAACTCACTTATGATGAAATGCTTGAATTAGCCCATTTAGGAGCAGGAGTACTACATCCGCGCTCCGTTGAATACGCGAAAAACTTCCGTATACCACTGGAAGTACGTATGAGTCACGGAACAGAAGTAGGGACAATGATTGAGGAGGAAATAACAGTGGAAAATACGAAAGTTGTAAGAGGCATTGCTTTTGAAGACCAGATGACTCGTGTCACGATTCATTGGGAAGATAAAAAAGAAATGCACGTCTCAAAAGTATTTACAGAACTTGCCCAAAAAAATATTGATGTTGATATTATTATTCAAGGAATTACTGGCCTTGGCCATGGCAATCTTTCTTTCACAATCAAAAGTGCTGAATTACTCGATACACTTACTGTTTTAGAAGATAAAAAAGCGGAAATAGGCTATAGCGACTTAGAATCTGAACAAAACCTTGCTAAAGTTTCGATTGTTGGCTCAGGGATGGTATCAAATCCAGGTGTTGCAGCCCGCATGTTTGAAGCATTAACCGAAGTGGATATTCCAATTAAAATGATTAGCACCTCAGAAATTAAAGTTTCAACCGTAGTCCCCGATAAAAAAATGGTAGAAGCCGCTCAAGTTCTTCATGATATATTTGAGCTAGAAAAATGA